From a region of the Rhodococcus sp. 4CII genome:
- the glpD gene encoding glycerol-3-phosphate dehydrogenase → MSSQPGVQFLGPRQRDAAWDELQTEQFDVVVIGGGVVGAGAALDAATRGLKVALVEARDYASGTSSRSSKMFHGGLRYLEQLEFGLVREALRERELSLTTLAPHLVKPLKFLFPITHRLWERPYMAAGIFLYDRMGGAKSVPAQKHLTRAGALRMAPGLKRNSLTGGIQYYDTVVDDARHTMTVARTAAHYGAVVRTSTQVVGFLREADRVSGVRIRDCEDGRTADVKAHVVINATGVWTDEIQALSRQRGRFRVRASKGVHIVVPRDRIVSDAAIILRTEKSVLFVIPWGSHWIIGTTDTDWNLDLAHPAATKADIDYILGHVNKVLVTSLTHDDIDGVYAGLRPLLAGESDETSKLSREHAVARVAPGLVAIAGGKYTTYRVMAEDAVDLAAEDIPARMAPSITEKVPLVGADGYFALVNQTVHLGRLYGLHPYRVKHLLDRYGSLIGEVLDLASDKPELLQPITDAPAYLQVEVVYAAAAEGALHLDDILARRTRIAIEYSHRGVNCAEQVAQLVAPVLGWDADDVDREVKTYQARVEAEVQSQAQPDDLSADALRAAAPESRIELLEPPVSVSEIP, encoded by the coding sequence TTGAGTAGTCAGCCAGGTGTGCAGTTCCTCGGTCCCCGGCAGCGCGATGCCGCGTGGGACGAGCTGCAGACCGAACAGTTCGACGTTGTCGTGATCGGCGGCGGTGTGGTCGGGGCCGGCGCGGCGCTCGACGCGGCCACCCGCGGGCTGAAGGTGGCGCTGGTGGAGGCGCGCGATTACGCGTCGGGAACGTCGAGTCGCTCGTCGAAGATGTTCCACGGCGGCCTGCGCTATCTCGAGCAGCTCGAGTTCGGTTTGGTCCGGGAGGCGCTCCGCGAACGGGAACTGTCGCTGACCACCCTCGCGCCACACCTCGTGAAGCCGCTCAAGTTCTTGTTCCCGATCACCCACCGGCTGTGGGAGCGCCCCTACATGGCGGCGGGCATCTTCCTCTACGACCGGATGGGCGGCGCCAAATCGGTTCCGGCGCAGAAGCATCTCACCCGCGCGGGTGCACTGCGGATGGCGCCGGGGCTCAAACGCAATTCGCTGACCGGCGGCATCCAGTACTACGACACCGTCGTCGACGACGCCCGGCACACCATGACCGTCGCCCGCACCGCCGCCCATTACGGGGCCGTCGTGCGGACGTCGACGCAGGTGGTCGGTTTCCTCCGGGAAGCGGACCGGGTGTCCGGGGTGCGGATCCGGGACTGTGAGGACGGCCGCACCGCGGACGTGAAGGCACACGTCGTCATCAACGCCACAGGAGTGTGGACCGACGAGATCCAGGCGCTGTCGCGGCAGCGGGGCCGGTTCCGGGTCCGTGCGTCCAAGGGCGTCCACATCGTGGTGCCGCGCGACCGGATCGTCAGCGACGCCGCGATCATCCTCCGCACCGAGAAGTCGGTGCTGTTCGTGATCCCGTGGGGCAGCCACTGGATCATCGGCACCACGGACACGGACTGGAACCTCGACCTCGCGCACCCGGCGGCCACCAAGGCCGACATCGACTACATCCTCGGCCACGTCAACAAGGTGCTGGTGACGTCGCTGACCCACGACGACATCGACGGCGTCTACGCGGGTCTGCGTCCGTTGCTCGCCGGGGAGAGCGACGAGACGTCCAAGCTGTCCCGCGAGCACGCCGTCGCGCGGGTCGCGCCGGGCCTCGTCGCCATCGCCGGAGGCAAATACACCACCTACCGTGTGATGGCCGAGGACGCCGTGGATCTCGCGGCCGAGGACATTCCGGCGCGGATGGCGCCGTCCATCACCGAGAAGGTCCCCCTCGTGGGTGCGGACGGCTATTTCGCGCTGGTGAACCAGACCGTCCACCTCGGCCGGTTGTACGGACTGCACCCGTACCGCGTGAAGCACCTGCTGGACCGGTACGGCTCGCTGATCGGCGAGGTGCTCGATCTGGCGTCCGACAAGCCGGAACTGCTCCAACCGATCACCGATGCGCCCGCGTACCTGCAGGTGGAGGTCGTGTATGCGGCCGCGGCCGAGGGTGCGCTGCACCTCGACGACATCCTCGCGCGGCGCACCCGCATCGCGATCGAATACTCGCACCGCGGTGTGAACTGCGCCGAGCAGGTGGCGCAGCTGGTGGCTCCGGTCCTCGGCTGGGACGCCGACGACGTCGACCGTGAGGTGAAGACATATCAGGCACGGGTGGAGGCGGAGGTGCAGTCGCAGGCGCAACCCGACGACCTGTCCGCCGACGCGTTGCGGGCGGCGGCTCCCGAATCGCGGATCGAACTGCTCGAACCGCCGGTCAGTGTGTCAGAAATACCTTGA
- a CDS encoding M20 family metallopeptidase gives MNADVEAAVRSIETDLIALSHSIHREPELAFEEFRSVAKITELLKRSGFAVQSGIADLPTAFDASFGSGDLVIGICAEYDALPEIGHACGHNIIAASAVGAGVALATVAERLGITVRVIGTPAEESGGGKIVMLERGVFDGVAAALMVHPGPIDITGATSLALADIAVTFNGREAHASAAPEFGRNAADAATVAQVGIGLLRQHLSPGQQIHGIVSDGGTAPNIVPARAEMLYYLRAETGWALSELTARAEACFAAGALATGCTHEIRTVSPTYTELTPDPWLVATYREQIVDMGRTPLPLEWEGVRPLGSTDMGNVTNVLPGIHPIIGLDSDGAVTHQPRFAAACVTESADRAVVDGAIALARTAVRAATDDTQRVRLLEGVDRR, from the coding sequence GTGAATGCGGATGTCGAGGCGGCGGTCAGGTCAATCGAGACCGATCTGATAGCGCTGTCCCATTCGATCCACCGCGAACCCGAACTCGCGTTCGAGGAGTTCCGGAGCGTCGCGAAGATCACCGAACTGCTCAAACGCAGCGGGTTCGCCGTGCAGTCGGGGATCGCGGACCTGCCGACGGCGTTCGACGCGTCCTTCGGCAGCGGCGACCTCGTCATCGGCATCTGCGCCGAGTACGACGCCCTTCCGGAGATCGGCCACGCGTGCGGGCACAACATCATCGCGGCGTCGGCGGTCGGCGCCGGCGTCGCGCTCGCCACGGTGGCCGAGCGGCTCGGGATCACGGTGCGGGTCATCGGAACGCCTGCGGAGGAGAGTGGCGGCGGAAAGATCGTCATGCTCGAGCGGGGTGTCTTCGACGGTGTCGCGGCCGCGTTGATGGTCCATCCGGGTCCGATCGACATCACGGGGGCGACGTCGCTCGCGCTGGCCGACATCGCGGTCACGTTCAACGGCCGCGAGGCGCACGCGTCCGCCGCACCCGAGTTCGGTCGCAACGCCGCCGACGCCGCCACCGTCGCGCAGGTCGGCATCGGCTTGCTCCGCCAACACCTCTCGCCGGGCCAGCAGATCCACGGGATCGTCTCCGACGGCGGCACCGCACCCAACATCGTCCCTGCACGCGCCGAGATGCTCTACTACCTGCGCGCCGAGACGGGGTGGGCGCTGTCCGAACTGACGGCACGCGCGGAGGCGTGCTTCGCGGCCGGGGCCCTCGCCACCGGCTGCACCCACGAGATCCGCACGGTGTCGCCCACGTACACGGAACTCACGCCCGACCCCTGGCTGGTCGCGACGTACCGCGAGCAGATCGTCGACATGGGACGGACGCCGCTGCCGCTCGAGTGGGAGGGCGTCCGGCCGCTGGGCAGTACCGACATGGGCAACGTCACCAACGTCCTGCCTGGAATTCACCCCATCATCGGCCTCGACTCGGACGGGGCGGTGACGCATCAGCCCCGGTTCGCGGCGGCGTGCGTCACGGAGTCCGCCGACCGCGCCGTGGTCGACGGAGCGATTGCACTGGCTCGCACGGCAGTTCGCGCCGCTACGGACGACACACAGCGGGTGCGGCTGTTGGAAGGAGTTGATCGCCGGTGA
- a CDS encoding NAD(P)H-quinone dehydrogenase has translation MTRIVIIGGGPAGYEAALVAAQHGASVSLVDSDGLGGACVLFDCVPSKTFIASTGVRTDMRRATDLGIALDPEQATVALPQIHARVKSLAQAQSSDIRTRLQTVGVELLSGTAELTDSRLGMASHQVCATLENGEKKTLDADVVLIATGASPRVIPGAEPDGERILTWRDLYDLDELPSHLVVVGSGVTGAEFVSAYTEMGVKVTLVSSRDRVLPGEDADAALVLEDVLAERGVTLVKHARADAVKRTEDGIVVVLADGRTVEGSHALMTVGSVPNTQNLGLEKVGIELDKGGYLRVDRVSRTPVSGIYAAGDCTGLLPLASVAAMQGRIAMYHALGEGVSPIKLKTVASAVFTRPEIATVGVSQAAIDDGEVPARTVMLPLNTNPRAKMSGLRRGFVKIFCRPATGVVIGGVVVAPNGSELILPIAIAVQNNLTVNDLAATFSVYPSLTGSITEAARQLMRHDDLD, from the coding sequence ATGACCCGAATCGTGATCATTGGTGGCGGGCCTGCCGGATACGAGGCAGCGCTGGTGGCCGCACAGCACGGCGCCTCCGTCTCCTTGGTCGATTCGGACGGGCTGGGCGGCGCCTGCGTCCTGTTCGACTGCGTGCCGTCCAAGACGTTCATCGCTTCCACCGGCGTGCGCACCGACATGCGGCGGGCCACCGACCTGGGCATCGCGCTCGATCCGGAACAGGCCACGGTCGCTCTGCCGCAGATTCACGCGCGCGTGAAGAGCCTCGCGCAGGCGCAGTCCTCCGACATCCGCACCCGCCTGCAGACGGTCGGTGTCGAGTTGCTGTCGGGCACCGCCGAGCTCACCGACTCGCGGCTCGGCATGGCGTCGCATCAGGTGTGCGCCACCCTCGAGAACGGTGAGAAGAAGACACTCGACGCCGACGTCGTCCTCATCGCCACGGGTGCGAGCCCACGCGTGATCCCCGGTGCGGAGCCGGATGGCGAACGAATCCTGACCTGGCGCGACCTCTACGACCTGGACGAGTTGCCCTCGCACCTCGTCGTGGTGGGTTCCGGTGTGACCGGCGCCGAGTTCGTGTCCGCCTACACCGAGATGGGTGTCAAGGTCACGCTCGTCTCCAGCCGCGACCGCGTGCTGCCCGGGGAGGACGCGGACGCTGCCCTCGTGCTCGAGGACGTCCTCGCCGAACGCGGCGTCACCCTCGTCAAGCACGCCCGGGCCGATGCCGTGAAGCGCACCGAGGACGGCATCGTCGTCGTCCTCGCGGACGGTCGCACCGTCGAGGGCAGTCACGCCCTGATGACGGTCGGTTCGGTGCCCAACACGCAGAATCTCGGGCTGGAGAAGGTGGGCATCGAACTCGACAAGGGTGGGTACCTGCGCGTCGACCGGGTCTCGCGGACGCCGGTGTCCGGCATCTACGCGGCGGGAGACTGCACCGGCCTGCTGCCGCTGGCGTCCGTCGCTGCCATGCAGGGCCGCATCGCGATGTACCACGCGCTCGGTGAGGGCGTGAGCCCCATCAAGCTGAAGACCGTGGCGTCGGCGGTGTTCACCCGCCCGGAGATCGCCACGGTGGGCGTCAGCCAGGCCGCGATCGACGACGGCGAGGTGCCCGCCCGCACCGTCATGCTGCCGCTCAACACCAACCCGCGCGCGAAGATGTCCGGCCTGCGCCGCGGTTTCGTGAAGATCTTCTGCCGCCCGGCCACCGGTGTGGTGATCGGCGGCGTGGTGGTCGCCCCCAACGGGTCGGAACTGATCCTTCCCATCGCGATCGCCGTGCAGAACAACCTCACGGTCAACGATCTCGCCGCGACGTTCTCGGTGTACCCGTCGCTGACCGGGTCGATCACCGAGGCGGCACGTCAGCTGATGCGGCACGACGACCTGGACTGA
- a CDS encoding purine-nucleoside phosphorylase, with protein sequence MGTPDAAAAALAAHTNCAEHSIAVVLGSGWNAAADRFGESLCTVPMADLPGFTPPSAAGHAGTVRSVEVGGKRILVLLGRTHAYEGHPLSSVVHPVRTAIAAGATTVILTNAAGGIREDFGVGQPVLISDHLNLTARSPLVGAEFVDLVDAYDPELRALARDIDESLVEGVYAGLPGPHYETPAEIRMLRTMGADLVGMSTVHETIAARALGARVLGISMVTNLAAGITGEHLNHEEVLAAGRASADRMGGLLRELVERL encoded by the coding sequence ATGGGAACGCCAGACGCCGCGGCCGCCGCGCTCGCCGCGCACACGAACTGCGCCGAACACTCGATTGCCGTCGTCCTCGGATCCGGGTGGAACGCCGCCGCCGACCGGTTCGGCGAATCGCTCTGCACGGTGCCGATGGCCGATCTACCGGGGTTCACTCCCCCGTCGGCCGCGGGCCATGCCGGAACGGTCCGATCCGTGGAGGTGGGAGGCAAGCGGATCCTCGTCCTGCTCGGCCGCACCCACGCCTACGAGGGCCATCCCCTCTCATCCGTCGTCCATCCGGTGCGCACCGCGATCGCGGCCGGGGCCACGACCGTCATCCTGACGAACGCCGCCGGCGGAATTCGCGAGGACTTCGGCGTCGGACAGCCGGTTCTCATCAGCGACCACCTCAATCTCACGGCGCGGTCGCCGCTCGTGGGCGCGGAATTCGTGGACCTCGTCGACGCCTACGACCCTGAACTGCGTGCCCTCGCCCGCGACATCGACGAATCACTGGTCGAGGGCGTCTACGCCGGTCTGCCGGGACCGCACTACGAGACTCCGGCCGAGATCCGGATGCTGCGCACGATGGGCGCGGATCTCGTCGGCATGTCCACAGTCCACGAGACCATCGCCGCGCGCGCACTGGGCGCCCGCGTCCTCGGGATCTCGATGGTGACGAACCTCGCCGCCGGCATCACCGGGGAACACCTGAATCACGAGGAGGTCCTCGCCGCGGGCCGGGCGTCGGCCGACCGCATGGGCGGGCTCCTGCGAGAACTGGTGGAACGCTTGTGA
- a CDS encoding gamma-glutamylcyclotransferase — MSIYAAYGSNMHPEQMLQRCPHSPMAGTGWLHGWRLTFSGGDIGWDGALATVVEDPDSKVFVVLYDVPEEDEVSLDRWEGSELGIHRKIRVRVDTDGEPVLAWLYVLDAYEGGLPSARYLGVMADAAEIAGAPSDYVRDLRTRNSRNVGPGTE, encoded by the coding sequence GTGTCGATCTATGCCGCCTACGGGTCCAACATGCATCCCGAGCAGATGTTGCAGCGCTGCCCTCACTCGCCGATGGCGGGGACGGGGTGGCTGCACGGCTGGCGCCTGACGTTCAGTGGCGGGGACATCGGCTGGGATGGCGCACTCGCCACCGTGGTCGAGGACCCCGATTCCAAGGTGTTCGTCGTGCTCTACGACGTCCCCGAGGAGGACGAGGTCAGCCTCGACCGCTGGGAGGGCTCCGAGCTCGGCATCCACCGCAAGATCCGCGTCCGCGTCGACACCGACGGCGAACCCGTTCTCGCGTGGCTGTACGTACTCGACGCCTACGAGGGCGGCCTGCCGTCGGCCCGCTACCTCGGGGTGATGGCCGACGCCGCGGAGATCGCCGGAGCCCCCTCCGACTACGTGCGCGACCTGCGCACCCGCAACAGCCGCAACGTCGGGCCCGGCACCGAATAG
- a CDS encoding PLP-dependent aminotransferase family protein, whose translation MPHSLARRMAGLHSSAIRDLLTLTARPDVVSLAGGLPDPEFIPRERIRKEAELALADPASVQYGETTGLRRLRDVLAEREGARIGRPLGAADVVVTHGSQQALSLLAQVLLDPGDVVIVEEPAYTGALQVFRAAEADVRSVPLDAGGMDTAALEGLLADGLRPAVVHTVSNFHNPRGVVLAQGRRKHLAALADRYGFWVIEDDPYGELFFDGPPPAPVAALSDRVIRLSSASKILAPALRVGWLHGDRRVCEAVELLKQGADLCGSSLTHQIAAGLLSDEPWLDLHLDMLRDRYGSRARALADGVSSTFGDRARVSSAVGGMFCWTEFADPGLDTAALLQTAVEHGVAFVPGSAFGVAAGHRSALRLCFATCSEGTLTDAAARLGAAYAAHAQS comes from the coding sequence ATGCCGCACTCACTCGCCCGCCGCATGGCGGGGCTGCACAGCTCCGCCATCCGTGACCTGCTCACCCTCACCGCCCGGCCCGACGTCGTCAGCCTCGCAGGCGGGCTACCCGACCCCGAATTCATTCCGCGCGAACGTATCCGGAAGGAAGCGGAACTCGCGCTCGCGGACCCGGCGTCCGTCCAGTACGGCGAGACCACCGGGTTGCGCCGGCTCCGCGACGTGCTCGCCGAACGCGAGGGCGCCCGGATCGGCAGACCGCTGGGCGCCGCGGACGTCGTCGTCACCCACGGCTCGCAGCAGGCGCTGAGCCTCCTGGCTCAGGTGCTGCTCGATCCCGGCGACGTCGTGATCGTCGAGGAACCCGCCTACACCGGAGCGCTGCAGGTGTTCCGGGCGGCGGAGGCCGACGTCCGGTCCGTCCCGCTCGACGCCGGCGGCATGGACACCGCGGCCCTGGAGGGTCTGCTCGCGGACGGGCTGCGGCCCGCCGTGGTCCACACGGTGAGCAACTTCCACAATCCGCGTGGCGTCGTCCTTGCGCAGGGTCGCCGGAAGCATCTCGCCGCTCTGGCCGACCGGTACGGCTTCTGGGTGATCGAGGACGACCCGTACGGTGAGCTCTTCTTCGACGGTCCGCCCCCTGCGCCCGTGGCGGCCCTGTCGGATCGCGTGATCCGGCTGTCCAGCGCGTCGAAGATCCTGGCGCCCGCACTCCGGGTCGGTTGGCTGCACGGCGACCGGCGGGTGTGCGAGGCCGTCGAACTGCTCAAGCAGGGCGCAGACCTGTGCGGTTCGTCCCTGACGCACCAGATCGCCGCGGGACTGCTGTCCGACGAACCGTGGCTGGACCTGCACCTGGACATGCTGCGCGACCGGTACGGCTCCCGTGCCCGGGCGCTCGCCGACGGCGTCTCCTCGACGTTCGGCGACCGCGCCCGGGTGTCGTCCGCAGTCGGCGGGATGTTCTGCTGGACCGAGTTCGCCGACCCGGGCCTGGACACCGCGGCGCTGCTGCAGACCGCCGTGGAGCACGGCGTGGCCTTCGTCCCCGGATCCGCGTTCGGCGTGGCCGCGGGGCACCGGAGCGCGCTGCGGCTGTGCTTCGCGACCTGTTCGGAGGGCACGCTGACGGATGCGGCGGCGCGACTCGGCGCGGCCTACGCCGCTCACGCCCAGTCGTAG
- a CDS encoding enoyl-CoA hydratase/isomerase family protein translates to MPYLDRDGDVFILYLGNEGETDNENRFHPDWIDATHAALDEVEASEGPAALVTTATGKYFTNGLDTTWIFANTDKLPDYLDRVHTIYSRLLAFPMATVAAVQGHGFGAGAMLASSHDFRVMRADRGFYCLPEVSLNMPFTVGMSALLNSRLPRQTAVEAMTTGRRYGGPDALAAGIVDEIADGDGVLAAAVTRAAALTATRGDNLAGIKRGIHHEALAALATVTDKSNFSFG, encoded by the coding sequence ATGCCCTATCTCGATCGCGACGGTGACGTATTCATCCTGTACCTCGGCAACGAGGGCGAGACGGACAACGAGAACCGCTTCCATCCGGACTGGATCGACGCCACCCACGCCGCGCTGGACGAGGTGGAAGCTTCCGAGGGGCCCGCGGCGCTGGTGACGACCGCGACGGGCAAGTACTTCACGAATGGCCTGGACACGACCTGGATCTTCGCGAACACCGACAAATTGCCGGACTATCTCGACCGCGTGCACACGATCTACAGCCGCCTCCTCGCGTTCCCGATGGCCACCGTCGCCGCGGTGCAGGGGCACGGTTTCGGTGCCGGCGCGATGCTCGCGTCGTCGCACGACTTCCGGGTCATGCGCGCCGACCGCGGGTTCTACTGCCTGCCCGAGGTGTCGCTGAACATGCCCTTCACCGTGGGAATGTCGGCGCTCCTGAACTCGCGCCTGCCCAGGCAGACCGCGGTCGAGGCGATGACGACGGGCCGCCGCTACGGCGGTCCCGACGCGCTGGCCGCAGGCATCGTCGACGAGATCGCGGACGGCGACGGCGTCCTCGCGGCGGCCGTGACGCGGGCCGCCGCGCTCACCGCCACCCGCGGGGACAACCTGGCCGGAATCAAGCGCGGCATCCATCACGAGGCCCTCGCCGCGCTCGCCACGGTGACGGACAAGAGCAACTTCAGCTTCGGGTGA
- a CDS encoding M20 family metallopeptidase produces MNAAVDKWILAHTDELSQWRRHIHANPELARHEYATTEFVATRLAAAGLTPELLPGGTGLTCDLGPSDGPRIALRADMDALPLQELTGATYSSTVPGVSHACGHDAHTTILLGTGLALSEIPDLPVGVRLIFQPAEEVMPGGALEVVAAGRLDGVSRIFALHCDPRLAAGRVGVRLGAITSAADTIEVLLDSPGGHTSRPHLTTDLVFALGTVVTGLPGMLSRRIDPRTGTVMVWGAVSAGRAPNAIPQTGMMTGTVRTGDHETWEMLEPLVREIVHGLLAPTGVRYQLNYRRGVPPVVNDEVSTRMFEDAIRTVGPDALADTPQSGGGEDFSWYLEEVPGAMARLGVWSGVGEQLDIHQPTFDLDERALGVGVRVLSSLVLG; encoded by the coding sequence GTGAACGCGGCAGTCGACAAATGGATTCTCGCTCACACCGACGAACTGTCCCAGTGGCGGCGGCACATCCACGCCAATCCCGAACTGGCGCGGCACGAGTACGCGACGACGGAATTCGTGGCGACACGGCTGGCGGCGGCCGGGCTGACACCCGAACTGCTACCCGGGGGAACCGGGCTCACCTGTGACCTCGGACCGTCGGACGGGCCCCGCATCGCCCTGCGTGCAGACATGGACGCCCTCCCGCTCCAGGAACTGACCGGCGCCACGTACTCGTCGACCGTCCCCGGTGTGTCGCACGCGTGCGGGCACGACGCCCACACCACCATCCTGCTCGGAACGGGGCTGGCGCTCAGCGAGATTCCGGACCTGCCGGTGGGTGTGCGGCTGATCTTCCAGCCCGCGGAGGAAGTCATGCCCGGCGGCGCGCTCGAGGTGGTCGCGGCCGGGAGGCTGGACGGTGTGTCGCGGATCTTCGCCCTGCACTGCGATCCGCGGCTGGCGGCCGGGCGGGTCGGCGTCCGGCTCGGTGCGATCACGTCCGCGGCCGACACGATCGAGGTGCTGCTCGACTCGCCGGGCGGGCACACGTCACGTCCGCATCTGACCACCGACCTCGTGTTCGCGCTGGGTACCGTCGTCACCGGGTTGCCGGGAATGCTGAGCCGCCGCATCGACCCGCGTACCGGCACCGTGATGGTGTGGGGCGCCGTCAGCGCCGGCCGGGCTCCCAATGCCATTCCGCAGACCGGCATGATGACCGGCACCGTGCGGACCGGCGATCACGAGACGTGGGAGATGCTCGAGCCGCTGGTCCGGGAGATCGTCCACGGGCTGCTCGCGCCCACCGGGGTCCGCTACCAGCTCAACTATCGCCGCGGCGTCCCCCCGGTCGTCAACGACGAGGTGTCGACCCGCATGTTCGAGGACGCCATCCGCACGGTCGGCCCGGACGCCCTCGCCGACACGCCGCAGTCCGGCGGCGGCGAGGACTTCTCCTGGTATCTCGAAGAGGTTCCCGGCGCGATGGCCCGGCTGGGCGTCTGGTCGGGCGTAGGCGAGCAACTCGACATCCACCAGCCCACGTTCGACCTGGACGAGCGGGCGCTGGGCGTGGGTGTGCGGGTGCTGTCGAGCCTGGTGCTGGGCTGA
- the glpK gene encoding glycerol kinase GlpK, with the protein MRVIQYIAAIDQGTTSSRCMIFDHDGAVVSVAQKEHDQFFPRAGWVEHDPMQLWINTREVVASALAKADLTRRDIAAIGITNQRETAVVWDRNTGEPVYNAIVWQDTRTDALCAELGGDEGPGRYRKRTGLPLSTYFSGPKVRWILDNVDGARERADAGELCFGTIDSWILWHITEGTHVTDVTNASRTLLMNLETLDWDPEICADFGIPMSMLPEIRSSSEVYGVGRERGTLPGVPVAGILGDQQAATFGQACLSEGEAKNTYGTGNFLLLNTGTTPVHSKHGLLTTVCYKIGDTPAVYALEGSVAVTGSLVQWLRDNLGIIQSAKDIEDLAKSVEDNGGAYFVPAFSGLFAPRWRPDARGAIVGLTRFVNKGHLARAALEATAYQTREVIEAMRADSGVALASLKVDGGMVVNETLMQFQSDILGVPVIRPVVNETTALGAAYAAGLAVGFWESEDDIRANWAVDKTWEPAMDEAESTRLYAEWNKAVERTYDWA; encoded by the coding sequence ATGCGTGTGATTCAGTACATCGCCGCGATAGACCAGGGCACCACCTCCAGCCGCTGCATGATCTTCGATCACGACGGCGCCGTGGTCAGTGTCGCCCAGAAGGAACACGACCAGTTCTTTCCGCGCGCAGGCTGGGTGGAACACGACCCGATGCAGCTGTGGATCAACACCCGCGAGGTGGTGGCGTCCGCGCTCGCGAAAGCCGATCTCACCAGACGCGACATCGCCGCGATCGGTATCACCAATCAGCGCGAGACGGCGGTGGTGTGGGACCGGAACACCGGAGAACCCGTGTACAACGCGATCGTCTGGCAGGACACGCGCACCGACGCACTGTGCGCGGAACTCGGCGGCGACGAGGGGCCGGGCCGGTACCGGAAGCGCACCGGCCTGCCGCTGTCCACGTATTTCTCCGGGCCGAAGGTCCGGTGGATCCTCGACAACGTCGACGGCGCACGCGAGCGGGCGGACGCGGGCGAACTCTGCTTCGGCACCATCGACAGCTGGATTCTGTGGCACATCACCGAGGGCACGCACGTGACGGATGTCACCAACGCCTCCCGCACCCTGCTGATGAATCTCGAGACGCTCGACTGGGATCCGGAGATCTGCGCCGATTTCGGCATTCCGATGTCGATGCTGCCCGAGATCCGCAGCTCGTCCGAGGTCTACGGCGTCGGACGGGAACGCGGGACGCTGCCGGGTGTGCCCGTCGCGGGAATCCTCGGCGACCAGCAGGCAGCGACGTTCGGGCAGGCCTGCCTGTCGGAGGGCGAAGCGAAGAACACGTACGGGACGGGGAACTTCCTGCTGCTCAACACGGGGACCACCCCCGTGCACAGCAAGCACGGCCTCCTCACCACCGTCTGCTACAAGATCGGTGACACGCCGGCCGTGTACGCACTGGAAGGGTCTGTCGCCGTCACCGGGTCGTTGGTGCAGTGGCTGCGCGACAACCTCGGAATCATCCAGTCGGCCAAGGACATCGAGGACCTGGCGAAGTCGGTCGAGGACAACGGCGGGGCCTACTTCGTGCCCGCGTTCTCCGGACTGTTCGCCCCCCGCTGGCGGCCCGACGCCCGCGGCGCCATCGTGGGGCTCACCCGCTTCGTGAACAAGGGCCACCTTGCCCGCGCGGCGCTGGAGGCCACCGCGTACCAGACCCGCGAGGTGATCGAGGCGATGCGCGCCGATTCCGGTGTCGCACTCGCGTCCCTGAAGGTGGACGGCGGCATGGTCGTCAACGAGACCCTCATGCAGTTCCAGTCCGACATCCTCGGGGTGCCCGTCATCCGTCCCGTCGTCAACGAGACGACGGCGCTGGGCGCGGCGTATGCCGCCGGTCTGGCGGTCGGGTTCTGGGAGAGCGAGGACGACATCCGCGCGAACTGGGCCGTCGACAAGACCTGGGAGCCCGCGATGGACGAGGCCGAGTCCACCCGGCTCTACGCCGAATGGAACAAGGCCGTCGAACGGACCTACGACTGGGCGTGA